One window of the Trypanosoma brucei gambiense DAL972 chromosome 5, complete sequence genome contains the following:
- a CDS encoding lysosomal/endosomal membrane protein p6,putative, (fragment): MTHKRLAVMETTNVIHNATLLRNHVGSSSVATFLRAMIANFIAVDAPSWVSNFSRESSGAYNNQWMVLNMGAVESEAMFKNMAPNTFWVLEQLPGTAPPLGITSKDMTSVLNTTGYWASYNRPYFPMCTIFQVRMQEEYGDFYSYKNYSRARIFERDQGSVVDIESMKRLMRYNNYTKDPFSLIPNCTGAVGMDDDGNVTNVCKPPYSAMLSIAARGDLNPPGNATEYGPLVRSVGHVNSGAIDAKIATWTGMVKNPESYTAHVVCGPTTDNQPPFQWVDGMFDPMPPTYGLLKLYNFSFVVMETPFFKSDVVDVVWWIISGIGIGATILLLSIVLYYNTECSVGVDEDELLPEEAEGLIDPQN; the protein is encoded by the exons ATGACACACAAGCGCCTCGCAGTCATGGAGACCACCAACGTCATACACAATGCAACGCTGCTGCGCAACCATGTCGGTTCCTCTAGCGTGGCTACGTTTCTGCGTGCGATGATCGCGAACTTCATTGCGGTGGACGCCCCCTCATGGGTGTCGAACTTCAGCAGGGAAAGCAGTGGGGCGTACAACAATCAATGGATGGTGCTCAACATGGGTGCAGTGGAGTCCGAGGCGATGTTTAAAAACATGGCACCCAACACCTTTTGGGTGTTAGAGCAGCTCCCTGGTACTGCTCCTCCGTTGGGTATAACATCTAAGGATATGACCAGCGTGCTGAACACCACTGGGTACTGGGCGAGTTATAACAGACCGTACTTCCCCATGTGTACAATCTTTCAGGTACGC ATGCAGGAGGAATACGGTGACTTCTATTCTTACAAGAATTACTCACGCGCCCGGATATTTGAACGTGATCAGGGTTCTGTGGTCGATATTGAAAGCATGAAGAGGCTGATGCGTTACAACAACTACACGAAAGACCCATTTTCTCTTATTCCCAACTGCACTGGTGCTGTTGGTATGGATGACGATGGTAATGTGACTAATGTCTGCAAGCCTCCATACAGTGCGATGCTTTCAATCGCAGCACGTGGTGATTTGAACCCTCCTGGTAATGCGACCGAGTACGGCCCACTTGTCCGAAGTGTAGGACACGTAAATAGTGGAGCTATCGATGCAAAGATAGCGACGTGGACGGGGATGGTGAAGAATCCTGAAAGTTATACTGCTCATGTTGTCTGTGGCCCGACGACCGATAATCAACCACCGTTTCAGTGGGTGGACGGCATGTTCGATCCCATGCCCCCAACATATGGGTTGCTGAAATTGTATAACTTTAGCTTCGTAGTCATGGAGACGCCGTTTTTTAAAAGCGATGTTGTCGACGTAGTTTGGTGGATTATTTCGGGAATTGGAATAGGAGCTACTATTTTATTACTATCTATTGTTCTTTATTATAATACCGAGTGTAGTGTCGGTGTTGATGAGGATGAACTTCTTCCCGAAGAGGCTGAAGGTCTTATAGATCCTCAGAACTAG